The following coding sequences lie in one Thalassoglobus polymorphus genomic window:
- a CDS encoding DUF1549 domain-containing protein gives MFHQLARCSFLFSALTFVIVSQTCGEVLSQEPAPEPKAQAPAPEAKPPESAAAAKAPEPAPALHSRIDSLLKQSQFGPVAEVAEDSTFARRVYLDLIGRIPTVEELKAFLSSSSPEKRQLLVDDLLARPDFNRHMAVTFDLMLMERRGGKHVKPDEFRQYLEDSFRQNKSYLQLSKEILAADGTAEKNRPAAAFYLERDVAPDLLTREIGRVFFGVDLQCAQCHNHPNIDDYHQEDYYGLQAFIVRASLFQPDKKKPAVIAEKAVGEASFESVFTARASMTGPRVLGGEELVEVSLKPGERYQVAPAKNVRPIPKESRFEKLAEMTTAQPSAAFNQNIANRLWAHMLGRGLVHPVDLHHSGNPPSHPELLNLITEDFVARKYDVKSYLREIALSEVYQRSSRLQVSATSLEETRKQVAALEAKADAEFDKSYEADELVETATEKLDAAFAELKPFQEKIEKANKAIEAAMKVRDAANAKVAPAKKATAEKVRLHQLLVNAHQRVKIASDALKEDKELAATVAVVQNKETAMAAEVKKLKAAEAAVVAALAKSEEALKATHVASDAAVAAAVPIEEKVRKLRTEQIATRKVAADHREAAALATNKANELKSLIEYGELQQKIASLQKEIPIAKTALQSNTSKMPALEKTLSEKTSAMTAAQQATAAAQKVVQESESALQKHQATETLLKDSLTKLNEAANNLPGENPLATAKTEIQTSLTTTEAAMKSMQAQVTQQKNDLTAKTATMATATADLKVADNALKAQQQLVKKLEAELASKESELQKSQESLEAMEGKIVTQSSKRMNASGLSQLTPEQLGWSVLVATGQRDRVRAAEAAKLNKAKPLSEADLKDPAKVAAREAEVDAATYTTLSKNVATFVKLFGATAGQPQNDFFATAEQALFFANGNELNAWLAPSGGNLTDRLLKIEDPTSLTQELYLSVLCRPPTKLEIKDMTDYLNTRTDARPAAVQELAWALITSAEFRFQY, from the coding sequence ATGTTTCACCAACTTGCACGATGCAGCTTTCTATTTTCGGCTCTGACGTTTGTGATTGTTTCACAAACCTGCGGCGAGGTTCTCTCTCAAGAACCTGCCCCCGAGCCCAAAGCACAAGCACCGGCTCCTGAGGCTAAACCTCCAGAATCTGCGGCGGCTGCTAAAGCTCCTGAACCGGCTCCAGCGCTACATTCCCGAATCGATTCGCTGTTGAAGCAGTCTCAGTTTGGTCCAGTCGCTGAAGTTGCAGAGGACTCGACATTTGCTCGCCGTGTGTATCTCGACCTGATTGGGAGAATCCCCACAGTTGAGGAGTTGAAAGCATTTCTTTCGAGCAGCTCGCCAGAGAAACGTCAACTCCTGGTTGACGACTTGCTCGCCCGTCCCGACTTCAATCGTCATATGGCAGTGACGTTCGATTTAATGCTGATGGAGCGACGCGGCGGAAAGCATGTCAAACCGGATGAATTCAGGCAGTACCTTGAGGACTCATTTCGACAAAACAAATCGTACTTACAGCTGTCGAAGGAAATCCTTGCTGCCGATGGAACTGCTGAGAAGAATCGTCCGGCTGCAGCGTTTTATCTTGAACGAGATGTCGCTCCCGATTTGTTGACTCGGGAAATCGGTCGCGTTTTCTTTGGCGTCGACTTGCAGTGTGCACAGTGCCACAACCACCCGAATATCGACGACTATCATCAGGAAGACTATTACGGTTTGCAGGCGTTCATCGTCCGTGCAAGTCTGTTTCAGCCGGACAAGAAGAAACCAGCTGTCATTGCCGAAAAAGCAGTTGGCGAGGCTTCGTTTGAATCGGTCTTCACTGCTCGAGCCAGTATGACCGGTCCGCGGGTTCTCGGTGGTGAAGAACTCGTTGAGGTCTCTCTGAAACCGGGGGAGCGATATCAAGTTGCACCAGCGAAGAACGTCCGCCCGATCCCGAAGGAAAGCCGGTTTGAGAAACTCGCAGAGATGACAACCGCTCAACCCTCGGCAGCGTTCAATCAAAATATTGCCAATCGATTATGGGCACATATGCTCGGACGCGGTCTCGTCCACCCGGTCGACTTGCATCATTCTGGGAACCCACCTTCACATCCTGAACTTCTCAACTTGATCACAGAGGATTTCGTTGCAAGAAAGTACGATGTGAAATCCTACCTCAGAGAAATCGCGCTCAGCGAAGTCTATCAACGTTCCTCTCGACTTCAGGTTTCCGCAACATCGCTCGAGGAGACACGAAAGCAGGTTGCAGCTTTGGAGGCCAAAGCTGATGCAGAATTCGACAAGTCATACGAGGCTGATGAACTTGTCGAAACCGCCACAGAGAAACTGGACGCAGCTTTCGCTGAATTGAAGCCGTTTCAAGAGAAGATCGAAAAGGCAAACAAGGCAATCGAAGCTGCGATGAAAGTTCGAGACGCTGCGAACGCAAAGGTCGCCCCCGCAAAGAAAGCGACTGCCGAAAAGGTCCGACTCCACCAACTTCTCGTCAACGCTCACCAACGAGTAAAAATCGCTTCGGATGCACTCAAAGAAGACAAGGAACTGGCTGCCACAGTTGCCGTTGTGCAAAACAAAGAAACTGCAATGGCTGCGGAAGTGAAGAAACTCAAAGCTGCGGAAGCAGCTGTCGTGGCTGCGTTAGCAAAATCAGAAGAGGCATTGAAAGCAACACACGTCGCATCAGATGCTGCCGTCGCCGCAGCTGTTCCGATCGAAGAGAAAGTTCGGAAGTTACGAACCGAGCAGATCGCGACAAGAAAAGTCGCTGCCGATCACCGCGAAGCAGCAGCCTTAGCGACCAACAAAGCCAACGAACTCAAGTCGCTGATTGAGTATGGCGAGTTGCAACAAAAGATCGCTTCGCTCCAGAAGGAAATTCCTATCGCAAAAACGGCTTTGCAATCGAACACGTCGAAGATGCCCGCTTTAGAAAAAACGCTCTCAGAGAAGACGTCAGCAATGACAGCCGCTCAACAGGCGACCGCTGCAGCTCAGAAAGTGGTTCAGGAGAGCGAATCGGCACTGCAGAAGCATCAGGCAACAGAGACTTTGCTCAAAGATTCACTCACTAAATTGAATGAAGCAGCCAATAACCTGCCGGGCGAAAACCCACTAGCGACGGCAAAAACAGAAATCCAAACGTCACTCACAACGACTGAAGCTGCTATGAAAAGCATGCAAGCTCAAGTCACACAACAAAAGAATGACCTCACTGCGAAAACGGCAACAATGGCAACAGCAACCGCCGATCTCAAAGTCGCAGACAATGCTTTGAAAGCTCAGCAGCAACTCGTGAAGAAACTGGAAGCTGAACTTGCCAGCAAAGAGTCGGAGTTGCAGAAAAGCCAGGAATCACTGGAAGCGATGGAAGGGAAAATTGTAACCCAGTCATCGAAACGAATGAACGCTTCCGGTCTGAGCCAACTCACTCCTGAACAACTAGGCTGGAGCGTTCTTGTTGCGACCGGCCAGCGCGACCGAGTCCGCGCCGCTGAGGCTGCGAAGCTCAACAAGGCAAAGCCGCTTTCTGAAGCCGACCTGAAAGATCCTGCCAAGGTCGCCGCTCGTGAAGCGGAAGTTGACGCGGCCACCTACACTACGCTCAGCAAAAACGTCGCCACGTTTGTCAAACTCTTCGGAGCGACTGCCGGTCAGCCTCAAAATGATTTTTTCGCGACAGCAGAACAGGCATTGTTCTTTGCAAACGGAAACGAATTGAATGCGTGGTTAGCCCCGTCCGGGGGGAATCTGACCGACCGACTTCTTAAAATCGAAGACCCGACATCTTTGACACAAGAGCTTTACCTCTCGGTTCTCTGTCGACCTCCGACGAAGCTTGAAATCAAAGATATGACGGACTATTTGAACACTCGTACTGACGCCAGACCGGCAGCTGTTCAGGAACTCGCCTGGGCATTGATCACTTCTGCCGAGTTTCGATTTCAGTATTGA
- a CDS encoding 3-deoxy-D-manno-octulosonic acid transferase has product MLFNLIYLVLIAAISPALLCQRWRHGKYREGWGQKFWGRLPERKSVATKRVWIHAVSVGEVLQLQQIIRQLRNNSCDPLDILVTTTTQTGFQVAREKLTDCEISYFPLDFTWSVREALKRAQPDLIVLVELEIWPNFLTRASSLQIPVMLINGRLSEKSFKGYRKIRFLMSRLLNRVGLIAVQSEEYRQRFLELGCAEERIQVTGSIKFDGVETNRRRPEVEELRRFFQIESDEFIFIAGSTQDPEEEMALITFEELRRQNPKSRLIIVPRHPERGEAIAQLIQERGHSIIRRSQQSAQKLSSNNPPPVGLLDTVGELGHCWALADAAFVGGSFGNRGGQNMLEPAAYGVPVCCGPNTRNFRQIVEILKSQDALRIAHSQDDLNNFVCESFQNTGTATAMGHRARDLVLSHQGATQTTVHLILEKLGEERRVNRAA; this is encoded by the coding sequence GTGCTGTTCAATCTGATTTATCTCGTTCTCATTGCTGCCATCTCGCCAGCATTGCTGTGTCAGAGATGGAGGCATGGGAAATACCGTGAAGGGTGGGGCCAGAAGTTCTGGGGCCGTTTACCCGAGCGGAAATCGGTTGCGACGAAACGTGTCTGGATTCATGCCGTGAGCGTGGGTGAGGTATTGCAGTTGCAACAGATTATCCGTCAGTTACGGAACAACAGTTGTGACCCGCTCGATATCCTTGTGACGACGACAACGCAAACCGGTTTTCAAGTTGCCAGAGAGAAACTGACCGATTGCGAAATCTCCTATTTCCCACTCGATTTTACCTGGAGTGTGCGGGAAGCCTTGAAACGCGCTCAGCCCGATTTGATTGTCCTTGTCGAACTCGAAATCTGGCCCAACTTTTTGACACGAGCCTCGTCGCTGCAAATTCCGGTGATGCTGATCAACGGACGGTTGAGCGAAAAGAGTTTCAAGGGGTACCGAAAAATTCGGTTCCTCATGTCTCGCTTACTCAATCGGGTCGGATTGATTGCGGTACAGTCAGAAGAGTATCGACAACGCTTTCTGGAGCTCGGTTGTGCTGAAGAACGGATTCAGGTGACTGGATCAATCAAGTTTGACGGAGTTGAAACCAACCGTCGGCGTCCTGAAGTCGAAGAGCTTCGCAGGTTTTTCCAGATCGAAAGTGATGAGTTTATTTTCATTGCCGGGAGCACTCAAGACCCGGAAGAAGAGATGGCGCTGATCACCTTTGAAGAATTGCGCCGACAGAATCCAAAGAGCAGGTTGATCATCGTCCCCCGTCATCCAGAGCGCGGCGAAGCCATCGCTCAGCTGATTCAGGAACGTGGGCATTCAATCATTCGACGATCTCAACAGTCGGCGCAAAAGCTTTCGAGCAACAACCCTCCGCCGGTTGGTCTGCTTGATACTGTTGGCGAATTGGGTCACTGCTGGGCACTCGCTGACGCTGCGTTTGTGGGTGGCAGCTTCGGAAATCGTGGTGGTCAAAATATGCTTGAACCGGCAGCTTACGGTGTGCCTGTCTGCTGCGGTCCGAACACTCGCAACTTCCGGCAGATCGTCGAGATTCTGAAATCGCAAGACGCCCTTCGAATTGCTCACAGCCAAGACGATCTCAACAACTTCGTTTGTGAGTCATTCCAAAATACGGGCACTGCGACTGCAATGGGGCATCGTGCCCGTGATCTCGTTCTCTCTCATCAAGGGGCCACTCAGACGACTGTTCATCTCATCCTTGAAAAGCTCGGTGAAGAGCGGCGAGTGAATCGAGCTGCTTAA
- a CDS encoding DUF1501 domain-containing protein, with protein MARRQFLGTLTGGFVVGGLGTFTHGEAAEHLRANQMRVLTVFLSGGVSQLETWDPKPKTDTGGPFRAIPTAVPGIHISELLPHTAQHMDKLSLIRSINTKNGDHGKGKYQMLHGRNRMPGIDNPHLGAVLAKGLERPNSGLPGFIRVQAGGRGNDSAYLGPRYSSIGVNGAPPPNSARVASLSAEIDKSRQDLRRRANSRFMSTRRTAETDAYTQTYEQALQLMEKRDVFDVNLEPAKEHERYGTKVDFGRQCLIARRLLENDVPFVQISHTNYDTHNENFNFHLEQMGEFDRPFSTLISDLHERGLMKSTLVVVMSEFGRTPRINARYGRDHWGSAWSICLGGAKVQPGAVIGKTNENGTQVIDREVDHGHLFHTYLSAVGLESTSHFNIAGREVPLADPSRSAISELIS; from the coding sequence ATGGCCCGAAGGCAGTTTCTGGGAACGCTCACTGGTGGCTTCGTTGTCGGCGGATTAGGAACTTTCACACATGGAGAAGCTGCCGAGCATCTGCGGGCCAATCAAATGCGCGTGCTCACTGTCTTCCTGTCTGGAGGTGTCAGCCAGCTCGAAACCTGGGACCCCAAACCCAAGACAGACACCGGCGGACCATTCCGAGCGATTCCGACAGCCGTTCCGGGAATTCATATCTCGGAGTTGCTGCCTCATACCGCTCAACATATGGATAAGCTCTCCCTGATTCGGAGCATTAACACGAAGAATGGAGATCACGGAAAGGGCAAGTACCAGATGCTTCACGGCCGCAACCGAATGCCAGGAATTGACAATCCTCACTTGGGTGCCGTGCTTGCCAAAGGTCTCGAACGTCCCAACTCCGGTTTACCCGGCTTCATTCGTGTTCAAGCTGGCGGACGTGGGAACGACTCTGCGTATCTCGGCCCACGTTACAGCAGCATTGGCGTCAACGGAGCCCCGCCTCCAAATTCTGCCAGAGTCGCATCACTGTCCGCTGAAATTGACAAGTCTCGCCAAGACCTTCGACGTCGTGCCAATTCACGATTCATGTCGACCCGCCGGACAGCCGAGACTGACGCCTACACACAAACGTACGAGCAGGCGTTACAGCTGATGGAAAAACGAGACGTCTTCGATGTGAATCTTGAACCAGCCAAAGAGCACGAACGCTACGGCACAAAAGTCGACTTCGGCCGTCAGTGCTTAATTGCCCGGCGACTGTTGGAGAACGACGTTCCATTCGTCCAGATTTCACACACCAACTACGATACCCACAACGAAAACTTTAACTTCCACCTGGAACAAATGGGTGAGTTCGATAGACCGTTTTCGACGCTCATCAGTGACCTCCACGAACGTGGTCTCATGAAGTCAACCCTCGTTGTTGTCATGTCTGAATTCGGTCGAACGCCTCGTATCAATGCACGCTACGGACGTGACCACTGGGGAAGTGCGTGGTCAATTTGTCTCGGTGGAGCAAAAGTTCAGCCCGGTGCTGTCATCGGAAAAACAAATGAGAATGGAACTCAGGTGATTGACCGCGAGGTTGATCATGGTCACCTGTTTCACACATACCTGTCCGCTGTCGGACTGGAATCGACCTCACACTTCAACATCGCCGGTCGAGAGGTCCCTCTCGCTGATCCCTCACGCAGCGCGATTAGTGAGCTGATTTCTTAG
- a CDS encoding LamG-like jellyroll fold domain-containing protein, protein MFRFWSHVLSVGVLITTLSATAQAELRVGAVVTDITPLKFPVIVNGSVTSRSVEKVNTPVNARTIVIDDGNERIAISVVDSCMLPRPLLDDIKALAAMKTSLKVDRILISATHAHSAPSSMGALGTDADENYIPFLKEKMVESFVAAEKNLEPARVGWGLGHAPEYTALRRWIRRPDRLADDPFGNPTVRANMHAGRNHDDVTGESGPEDPDLSLISFQSPDGRPIALLANFSMHYFGDRDLSADYFGRFANGLKERLAPKDSDDHPPFVGIMSHGCSGDIWRRDYKTFDPDADDFTIESFTQGLLDIALKAYEKIEYKDADIAMAETRMELNYRVPDAQRLQWAQAIVDELGDKLPKTLQEVYAREQVFLNKLQSTEIVVQGVRIGDIGIATTPNETYALTGLKLKLNSPFQHTMVIELANGGDGYIPPPEQHYLGGYNTWAARSAGLEIQAEPKIAAAGLHLLEQVAGKPATAYKQANGPSAQKILDLKPEAYWRMAEMAGPIAEDVSSNEHHGTYEDGVVYFLDGPHSDTFCKPGELNRTAHFAGGRMVSKLDEIDGDYTVSMWIWNGMPTDAREVTGWMFSHGRSFTPASLGEHLGIGGVDNHPGQLLLSINGKTVAGKSQIERWTWNHVVMTSKDGQFQVYLNGNSTPEIDLKSKDAGLSIDQFFIGGRCDNESNWEGRVDEVALFNRALTPAEIQSLSVK, encoded by the coding sequence ATGTTTCGTTTCTGGAGTCACGTACTCAGCGTTGGCGTTTTGATCACAACACTCTCAGCGACAGCTCAGGCTGAGCTCCGCGTCGGAGCCGTAGTGACCGACATCACCCCACTGAAGTTTCCGGTAATTGTCAACGGGAGCGTGACTTCAAGAAGCGTTGAGAAAGTCAACACGCCAGTGAATGCTCGCACAATTGTGATTGACGATGGGAATGAAAGAATCGCGATTAGCGTTGTCGATAGCTGCATGCTGCCGCGTCCACTCCTCGACGACATCAAAGCTCTTGCCGCGATGAAGACATCCCTCAAGGTGGATCGCATCCTGATTTCCGCAACACATGCTCACTCGGCTCCCTCATCCATGGGAGCGCTCGGAACAGATGCCGACGAAAACTACATCCCCTTTCTAAAAGAAAAAATGGTGGAAAGTTTCGTCGCTGCCGAGAAAAATCTCGAACCGGCACGAGTCGGTTGGGGGCTTGGTCACGCACCTGAGTACACAGCACTGCGTCGCTGGATTCGTAGACCGGATCGACTCGCGGATGATCCATTTGGAAACCCAACAGTTCGTGCGAATATGCACGCGGGGCGAAACCATGATGATGTGACCGGCGAGTCTGGACCAGAAGACCCTGATCTTTCACTCATCTCGTTTCAATCTCCTGATGGTCGTCCAATCGCTCTTCTTGCAAACTTCTCAATGCACTACTTTGGAGACCGCGACCTGAGTGCCGATTACTTCGGACGCTTCGCGAATGGCTTAAAAGAACGTCTCGCCCCGAAAGACTCTGACGACCACCCGCCGTTTGTAGGCATCATGTCGCACGGGTGCAGCGGAGATATCTGGCGACGGGATTACAAAACATTCGACCCCGACGCCGATGATTTCACTATTGAATCCTTCACGCAGGGGCTTCTCGACATCGCGTTAAAGGCGTATGAAAAGATTGAATACAAAGATGCCGACATCGCCATGGCAGAAACCCGTATGGAACTCAACTACCGAGTTCCCGATGCACAGCGACTGCAATGGGCCCAGGCCATTGTAGACGAACTTGGAGACAAACTTCCTAAAACACTCCAGGAAGTCTACGCCCGAGAGCAAGTCTTCCTGAACAAGTTGCAATCGACGGAAATCGTCGTGCAGGGTGTTCGAATCGGAGACATTGGAATCGCCACAACTCCAAACGAAACATACGCATTAACCGGTTTGAAGCTCAAACTGAACTCACCGTTCCAGCATACGATGGTGATTGAACTTGCCAACGGAGGAGATGGCTACATTCCACCACCTGAACAACATTACCTGGGCGGATATAATACTTGGGCTGCCCGTTCAGCTGGTTTGGAAATTCAAGCGGAACCAAAAATTGCGGCTGCCGGATTGCATCTGCTGGAACAAGTTGCTGGGAAGCCTGCAACGGCCTACAAGCAAGCCAATGGGCCTTCTGCTCAAAAAATCCTGGACCTCAAGCCAGAAGCTTATTGGCGTATGGCGGAGATGGCCGGCCCGATAGCTGAAGATGTCTCTTCGAACGAACATCACGGAACATACGAAGACGGAGTTGTCTATTTCCTCGACGGTCCACACTCCGACACATTTTGCAAGCCGGGTGAACTCAACCGGACTGCTCACTTTGCAGGCGGTCGAATGGTTTCGAAGCTGGACGAAATCGATGGAGATTACACCGTCTCGATGTGGATCTGGAATGGAATGCCGACAGATGCTCGTGAAGTGACCGGCTGGATGTTTTCACATGGTCGCAGTTTCACACCTGCCAGTCTCGGCGAACATCTGGGAATCGGGGGAGTTGATAACCATCCCGGTCAGTTGCTGCTCTCAATCAACGGTAAAACGGTTGCAGGCAAATCACAAATTGAGCGATGGACCTGGAACCATGTTGTCATGACCAGCAAAGATGGGCAATTTCAAGTTTACCTGAATGGGAACTCGACTCCGGAAATCGACTTGAAGTCCAAAGATGCAGGACTCTCCATTGATCAGTTTTTCATTGGCGGTCGCTGTGATAACGAATCGAACTGGGAAGGTCGCGTGGATGAAGTTGCTCTGTTCAACAGAGCTCTGACACCGGCCGAAATTCAATCCCTTTCTGTGAAGTGA